ATAATATTATACAAATAACCGCATTGCATCGCGATTTTTGTAACCATTATTATGCGCCGCGTCGTATGACATTTAATGGATTACAAACAATGAAGTTTAAAAAGAATTTACTCATCGCGGCCACGTTATTTACGGCAATGCCCGTAATGGCCGATGACTTTTCAGTTGGCGCTGGCGCAGTTTTTAATGAATCACCCTATAGAGGCTATAACGAGAACGTCACCGCTGTCCCGTTAATTAGCTACGAAGGCGAGCTCTTCTACGTACGTCAGACCACCGGCGGCTGGATCGTCTGGAAAGATGCGAAAAACGAGCTCAGCCTGACCGCCTCCTGGATGCCGCTGCATTTCGACCCGGAAGATAACGACGACCATGCGATGAAGCAGCTGGATGAGCGTAAAGCTTCCGCGATGCTGGGCGGGGCATACTACCGTCATGAAAGCTGGGGTAGCCTGAAGTTTGCCCTGGCGGCCGATGCGATGGACGAGAGCGGCGGCGTGGTGGGCGAGATGTCTTACTTCCGTCCGATCCGCATGGAGCGCCTGACCCTGACGCCGTCAGTGGGGGTGTTCTACTATGACGAAAGCTTCAACGATTACTACTACGGCGTCTCTGAGAAAGAGTCCCGTCGCAGCGGTCTGCAGCAGTACACCGCCAGTGAAGCCGTGACGCCGTATATCGGCCTGGCGGCGAAATATCAGCTGACGCAGAACCTCTATCTGAACGCCAGCGCAGTCTATACCGTACTGCCTGACGAAGTGAAAAACAGCCCAATGATCGACCGTGACGACAGCTTCGCGCTGATGACCGGCCTCTCCTGGAAGTTCTGATTTTCAGCAATCTGCCCTCAGGGACGAGGGCAGCCTCAATCGTTTTCTTCTTACGCCTCATCCACCCAGATGCGCATCTCTCCCTCGCCGCGGTTCGCCCAGCTAAACCACGGAATAAAGGTCAACGTCTGCGTCTGCTGCGTGGTCGGGGCACGATCGTACTGCCACAGCGGCTGCTGTTCGGCGTTCTCGGCATGGCGTACATAACCCTGGGTCTGGATCAGCACCTTGTGGGCAAAAATCCCTTTTCCTTCCAAGAGCTTAAATTCGCTATCGGCGGGCAGGGTCAGGTTATGCAGCCCGGCACCGTTATCCGCCTCTTCGAGACAGTAGACCAGCGGCCCGCGCTGAATCGCCACTTTCCCGGCCTGCTGGCGTACCTGCGGATTCCCGTAAACCCGACGCACCGGCATCGGCAGGGTTAACTGCAGCCTGTCGCCCTCCTGCCAGCGGCGGGTCAGGTAGAGATAACCCTGGCGTACCTCGCCGGTGACCGCTTCGCCGTTCAGCGTCAGCTGTGGGTTGTCGCACCAGTCCGGCAGACGCAGGGCCAGGGTATGGTCGATCGCCACCGGAGAGATGATCTCGATAGTGACCTGCTCCTGCCACGGGTAGTTGCCGCTGATGCGCACCTGTAGCTCCTGGTCGCCCACCGGGAAGGCCATGCTGTTGCCGATATAGAGGTTGATAAACAGTGCATCATTACGGACGGTATAGAGGTAGTGACCGATTGAGGTCAGCACCCGGGCGATGTTCGGCGGGCAGCAGGCGCAGCCGAACCAGCGCTGGCGAACCGGCTTCACGTGATCGTAGATATGGTTAAACTTCAGCGTCTTCGGATGCACCTCCAGCGGGTTAACGTAGAAGAAGTGCTTCCCGTCCAGCGCCATGCCGCCGAGGACGGTGTTGTACAGCGCCCGCTCCATCACGTCGGCGTACTGGCTGTTGGCCTCCATCTCCAGCATGCGCCGGGCGAACATCATCAGGCCGATTGAGGCGCAGCTCTCGGCATAGACGGTGTCATTCGGCAGATCGTAATCGCTGCTGAAGGCTTCGCCGCTGCTCTGGGAGCCAATCCCACCGGTGATATACAGCTGGCGCTGGGCCATGTTGTTCCATAAACGCAGGCAGTCCTGGCGTTTGCTTTCGTCCTGGCTCAGGCGAGCCAGGTGCGCGACGCCGGTCATCAGATAGACGAAGCGCACCGCGTGACCGATGGCCGTCTGCTGCTCGGCCAGCGGCTGATGCGCCTGGCTGTAGGCTTTGTCCTGCACCATCCACGCCGGGCCGTAGGTGTTCCAGTACGAGGTTTTGCCGCGCTTTTCGTATTCGATATCGTAGAAGTGCGGCTGGATGCCGCGCTGCTCGACGAAGTATTTCACCAGTGCCAGATAACGCGGCTCCTGGGTGACATCGAACAGGCGCATCAGCGCCAGCTCAATCTCCGGGTGACCCGGATAGCCGTGCAGCTGCTGCTCGCCCGGACCAAAGACGCTGTCGATATGGTCGGCCAGCTTGCAGACCACCTCCAGCAGACGGCGTTTG
This Leclercia sp. S52 DNA region includes the following protein-coding sequences:
- a CDS encoding MipA/OmpV family protein, yielding MKFKKNLLIAATLFTAMPVMADDFSVGAGAVFNESPYRGYNENVTAVPLISYEGELFYVRQTTGGWIVWKDAKNELSLTASWMPLHFDPEDNDDHAMKQLDERKASAMLGGAYYRHESWGSLKFALAADAMDESGGVVGEMSYFRPIRMERLTLTPSVGVFYYDESFNDYYYGVSEKESRRSGLQQYTASEAVTPYIGLAAKYQLTQNLYLNASAVYTVLPDEVKNSPMIDRDDSFALMTGLSWKF
- a CDS encoding glycoside hydrolase family 127 protein; amino-acid sequence: MSIMEPDLHKLKISDPFLGQYQQLVRDVVIPYQWDALNDRITEAEPSHAIANFRIAAGQQSGEFYGMVFQDSDVAKWLEAVAWSLCQKPDPELEKTADEVIDLVAAAQCDDGYLNTYFTVKAPEERWTNLAECHELYCAGHMIEAGVAYFQGTGKRRLLEVVCKLADHIDSVFGPGEQQLHGYPGHPEIELALMRLFDVTQEPRYLALVKYFVEQRGIQPHFYDIEYEKRGKTSYWNTYGPAWMVQDKAYSQAHQPLAEQQTAIGHAVRFVYLMTGVAHLARLSQDESKRQDCLRLWNNMAQRQLYITGGIGSQSSGEAFSSDYDLPNDTVYAESCASIGLMMFARRMLEMEANSQYADVMERALYNTVLGGMALDGKHFFYVNPLEVHPKTLKFNHIYDHVKPVRQRWFGCACCPPNIARVLTSIGHYLYTVRNDALFINLYIGNSMAFPVGDQELQVRISGNYPWQEQVTIEIISPVAIDHTLALRLPDWCDNPQLTLNGEAVTGEVRQGYLYLTRRWQEGDRLQLTLPMPVRRVYGNPQVRQQAGKVAIQRGPLVYCLEEADNGAGLHNLTLPADSEFKLLEGKGIFAHKVLIQTQGYVRHAENAEQQPLWQYDRAPTTQQTQTLTFIPWFSWANRGEGEMRIWVDEA